A window of the Hordeum vulgare subsp. vulgare chromosome 5H, MorexV3_pseudomolecules_assembly, whole genome shotgun sequence genome harbors these coding sequences:
- the LOC123452456 gene encoding pentatricopeptide repeat-containing protein At2g22070, whose amino-acid sequence MRDAAALDLEPHAGPPRTALAAAADHCARLLRLCGAAANPGAGRAVHARAVKVGLLASAYLCNNLLSYYAAAGGGGGLREARRLFDEVPAARRNVFTWNSLLSAYAKSGRLADARAVFAEMPERDAVSWTVMVVGLNRARRFWEAVEAFLDMVGDGLAPTQFTLTNVLSSCAAVEAGGAGRRVHSFVVKLGLGGCVPVANSVLNMYGKCGDAETARAVFERMPLRSVSSWNAMVSLDARLGRMDLAVSLFETMPDRTIVSWNAIITGYNQNGLDAKALRFFSRMLRDSSSMVPDEFTITSVLSACANLRMVSIGKQVHAYILTSGMPCVGQVTNALISMYAKSGSVENARGVMDQAVVADLNVISFTALLEGYVKLGDMKRAREIFDVMSDRDVVAWTAMIVGYEQNGHNDEAMELFRSMIRSGPDPNSYTLAAVLSVCASLACLDYGKQIHCKAIRSLQEQSSSVSNAIVTMYARSGSLPLARRVFGQVRWRKETVTWTSMIVALAQHGLGEDAVGLFEEMLRVGVEPDRITYVGVFSACTHAGFVDQGRMYYQQMQDKHSIAPEMSHYACMVDLLARSGLLSEAQEFIRQMPVEPDAIAWGALLSACRVHKNAELAELAAEKLLSIDPGNSGAYSALCNVYAACGRWGDAAKTWKRRKDGAVRKETGFSWTHVRGRVHVFGADDTLHPQREAVYRMAAKTWQDIKKAGFIPDLQSVLHDVDDELKEEMLSRHSEKLAIAFGLLATPEGMTLRVMKNLRVCNDCHTAIKFISKVADREIILRDATRFHHFRDGLCSCKDYW is encoded by the coding sequence ATGCGAGATGCCGCCGCCCTGGACCTGGAGCCCCACGCCGGGCCGCCGCGGACGGcgctggccgccgccgccgaccactGCGCGCGCCTCCTGCGTCTCTGCGGCGCGGCCGCCAACCCGGGCGCCGGGCGCGCCGTCCACGCGCGCGCCGTCAAGGTCGGCCTCCTCGCCAGCGCCTACCTCTGCAACAACCTCCTCTCCTACTACGCcgccgccggaggaggcggcggcctccGGGAGGCGCGGCGCCTGTTCGACGAGGTCCCCGCGGCGCGGCGGAACGTGTTCACGTGGAACTCGCTGCTGTCGGCCTACGCCAAGTCGGGCCGCCTGGCCGACGCGCGCGCCGTGTTCGCGGAAATGCCCGAGCGCGACGCCGTGTCGTGGACCGTCATGGTCGTGGGGCTCAACCGCGCCCGCCGCTTCTGGGAGGCCGTCGAGGCGTTCCTGGACATGGTTGGGGACGGGCTGGCGCCGACGCAGTTCACGCTCACGAACGTGCTCTCCTCGTGCGCGGCCGTGGAGGCTGGCGGGGCCGGGAGGAGGGTGCACTCCTTCGTCGTCAAGCTCGGCCTGGGCGGCTGCGTGCCTGTGGCCAACTCGGTGCTCAACATGTACGGCAAGTGCGGGGACGCCGAGACGGCGAGGGCCGTGTTTGAAAGGATGCCGCTGCGGAGCGTGTCGAGCTGGAACGCCATGGTGTCGCTGGACGCGCGTCTGGGGAGGATGGACCTTGCCGTGTCCTTGTTCGAGACCATGCCGGACCGGACCATCGTCTCATGGAACGCAATCATCACGGGGTACAACCAGAACGGGCTTGACGCCAAGGCATTGCGGTTCTTCTCGCGGATGCTGCGGGATTCTTCTTCCATGGTGCCGGATGAATTCACAATCACCAGTGTACTGTCAGCCTGCGCCAACCTTCGTATGGTGAGCATAGGAAAGCAGGTGCACGCATACATCTTGACAAGCGGAATGCCGTGTGTCGGTCAGGTCACCAATGCGCTCATCTCAATGTATGCCAAGTCCGGCAGTGTCGAGAATGCCAGGGGGGTGATGGACCAGGCAGTGGTGGCCGATCTGAATGTGATATCCTTCACTGCTCTCCTGGAAGGCTATGTTAAGCTTGGCGATATGAAGCGTGCAAGGGAGATCTTCGATGTTATGAGTGATCGAGATGTCGTCGCCTGGACTGCGATGATCGTCGGCTACGAGCAGAATGGTCACAACGACGAGGCTATGGAGCTCTTCAGGTCAATGATCAGAAGCGGACCAGACCCAAACAGCTATACTCTTGCTGCTGTTCTTAGCGTCTGCGCGAGCCTGGCGTGCCTTGACTACGGCAAGCAGATCCACTGCAAGGCCATCAGGTCACTGCAGGAGCAATCCAGCTCCGTCAGCAACGCCATCGTCACCATGTACGCAAGGTCAGGCAGCCTGCCATTGGCCAGGAGGGTGTTTGGTCAGGTCCGCTGGCGCAAGGAGACGGTGACATGGACGTCGATGATCGTAGCCTTGGCGCAGCATGGCCTGGGAGAAGATGCCGTTGGCCTGTTTGAAGAAATGCTTCGTGTCGGCGTGGAGCCGGACCGGATAACCTATGTGGGCGTGTTCTCGGCGTGCACCCACGCCGGCTTTGTAGACCAAGGGAGGATGTACTACCAGCAGATGCAGGACAAGCACAGCATTGCGCCTGAGATGAGCCACTACGCGTGCATGGTCGACCTGCTCGCCCGCAGCGGTCTGCTCTCCGAGGCTCAGGAGTTCATCCGGCAGATGCCAGTGGAGCCCGACGCGATAGCCTGGGGGGCACTTCTCTCAGCCTGCAGAGTGCACAAGAACGCAGAGCTGGCGGAGCTCGCGGCGGAGAAGCTGTTGTCGATCGACCCTGGCAACAGCGGTGCCTACTCGGCCCTCTGCAATGTCTACGCCGCCTGCGGGAGGTGGGGCGACGCGGCGAAGACCTGGAAGCGGAGGAAGGACGGggctgtgaggaaggagacggggTTCAGCTGGACGCACGTGCGTGGCAGGGTCCATGTCTTTGGGGCGGACGACACCCTGCACCCGCAGAGGGAGGCTGTCTACAGGATGGCTGCCAAGACGTGGCAGGATATCAAGAAGGCAGGCTTCATCCCGGACCTCCAGTCGGTCCTGCACGACGTCGACGACGAGCTCAAGGAGGAGATGCTGAGCCGGCACAGCGAGAAGCTCGCCATCGCGTTCGGCCTCCTGGCCACGCCGGAGGGCATGACGCTGCGGGTCATGAAGAACCTGCGGGTGTGCAACGACTGCCATACGGCGATCAAGTTCATCTCCAAGGTCGCGGACAGGGAGATCATCCTTCGGGATGCCACCAGGTTCCACCATTTCAGGGATGGGCTGTGCTCGTGCAAAGATTATTGGTAG